From the Malus domestica chromosome 17, GDT2T_hap1 genome, one window contains:
- the LOC103420254 gene encoding disease resistance protein RPV1-like, with product MAAAASSSSSGSPWKYDVFLNFRGEDTRRCFVSHLYKALNQKAINTFIDAEGLRKGNDLSQLLTAIQDSRVSIVVFSQNYASSTWCLKELVQILDCMDRKDQIVVPVFYDVDPSHVRKAESSFAEAFAKHEGHSNADMEEVRSWRSALTRATNLSGWDSKNYEDDAKLIEEIVKDIFQKWIRTSSNKDDDLVEMDSRMHEMDLLLHPAPQMDDVRVVGIWGMGGIGKTTIARAVYEKIACQFEACCFLDNVKKEFSACGAVHMQEELLSRILNEKVQSLGTLDRGYGMILKRLQMKKVLIVLDDVDDLFQIETLLGKQHSFGGGSRIIITTRDKLVLSGADAIYSPKVLSGDGALELFSQYAFRTKQPKRDYDHLLSRAVRYAQGLPLALKVLGAFLYNKSIQEWEEVLEKLKKIPQRGIHDVLRTSFDGLDDSEKDIFLDIACFFKGAEKDNATKVLDSCGFYPHTGLRVLIDRALITVSQETLKMHDLLEEMGREIVRQESIKEPGKRSRLWNYEDVHHVLTQNTATEAVESIILDLSFSKPKVVYFSSEAFVKMTKLRLLKIHGDNGHSCENLKFLLHELRSLVWEHCPLKSLPSNFIAKNLVELDMQNSLIEHLWEGAKPLENLKMINLTSSPHLKKTPDFTEAKNLEKVVFQSCTSLFEVHPSISSLKNLVLLDLEDCRNLKIFPSKIGMKSLRTLKLSWCRNLVKFPEVSDVMQDLSELYLDYTQIKELPSSISNLTGLVALNIRGCRKLESLPSSISHIKSLEYLDVSGCSKLEKFPEISEVMKKLYVLCLGGTAIKELPASILNLTSLDTLNLNDCRELESLPSSISHMKSLEYLDVSGCSKLEKFPEISEVMKKLSELCLDGTAIKELPASILNLTSLVTLKLNDCRELERLPSSISHMKSLKHLDVSGCSKLEKFPEISEVMKKLSSLYLDGTAIKELPASIINLTSLDTLNLNDCRELESLPSSISHMKSLKYLDASGCSKLGKFPEILEVMKELSKLCLGGTAIKELPASILNLTSLVTLKLNDCRELESLPSSISHMKSLKYLDVSGCSKLEKFPEISEVMNLSSLYLDGTAIKELPTSILNLTSLVTLKLNDCRELESLPSSISHMKSLKYLYVSGCSKLEKFPEISEVMKELSILCLGGNAIKELPASILNLTSRYTLKLNECRELESLPSSISHMKSLIYLDVSGCSKLEKFPEILEVMNELSTLCLGGNAIKELPASILNLTSLVTLKLNDCRELESLPSSISHMKSLKYLYVSGCSKLEKFPEISEVMKKLSELCLDDTAIKELPASILNLTSLVILMLNDCRELESLPSSIFHMKSIKYLYVSGCSKLEKFPEISEVMKELSILCLGGNAIRELSASILNLTSRDTLNLNDCRELRVFQAAFLT from the exons ATGGCTGCTGCTGCATCTTCTTCGTCCTCTGGCTCTCCTTGGAAATACGACGTGTTCCTCAATTTCAGAGGGGAAGACACTCGCAGGTGCTTCGTCAGCCACCTCTACAAAGCCCTGaatcagaaagcaatcaacACCTTCATTGATGCCGAAGGGCTCCGAAAGGGCAACGACCTTTCGCAGCTACTGACGGCGATCCAAGATTCGCGCGTTTCAATCGTGGTTTTTTCTCAAAACTATGCTTCTTCCACATGGTGCTTGAAGGAGCTCGTCCAAATACTGGATTGTATGGATCGAAAGGACCAGATAGTGGTGCCCGTTTTTTACGATGTGGATCCTTCTCATGTCCGCAAAGCAGAGAGCAGCTTTGCGGAAGCTTTTGCCAAGCATGAAGGCCATTCTAACGCCGACATGGAAGAGGTGCGGAGCTGGAGGTCCGCTCTTACTCGAGCCACCAATTTATCCGGCTGGGATTCGAAAAATTACGA GGATGATGCCAAGCTCATTGAGGAAATTGTAAAAGATATTTTTCAGAAATGGATCCGCACCTCATCAAATAAAGACGATGACTTGGTTGAAATGGATTCCCGCATGCATGAAATGGACTTGTTATTACATCCTGCTCCTCAAATGGACGACGTTCGTGTTGTTGGAATATGGGGTATGGGTGGTATAGGCAAAACAACCATAGCTAGAGCTGTTTATGAGAAAATTGCTTGTCAATTTGAAGCTTGTTGCTTTCTTGACAATGTCAAAAAAGAGTTCTCCGCTTGTGGTGCTGTACATATGCAGGAAGAACTTCTATCTAGGATCTTGAATGAAAAGGTGCAGAGTTTAGGCACTTTGGATCGAGGTTAcggaatgattttgaaaaggcTACAGATGAAAAAGGTTTTGATTGTTCTTGATGATGTTGACGACTTATTTCAAATTGAAACCTTACTTGGAAAGCAACATTCATTTGGTGGTGGGAGTAGAATCATTATCACCACTAGAGATAAGCTAGTACTAAGTGGAGCTGATGCGATCTACAGCCCCAAGGTTCTAAGTGGTGATGGAGCTTTGGAACTCTTTAGCCAGTATGCCTTTAGAACAAAGCAACCCAAAAGAGACTATGACCATCTCTTAAGCCGTGCTGTACGATATGCTCAAGGTCTCCCTTTAGCACTTAAAGTCTTGGGGGCTTTTCTTTATAACAAATCTATACAGGAGTGGGAAGAGGTGCTagagaaattaaagaaaatcccGCAAAGGGGAATTCATGATGTGCTAAGAACAAGCTTCGATGGACTAGATGATTCTGAGAAGGACATATTTCTGGATATTGCATGTTTCTTTAAAGGAGCGGAAAAAGACAACGCAACAAAGGTTCTGGACAGTTGTGGCTTTTATCCCCATACTGGGCTAAGAGTTCTAATTGATCGAGCTCTTATAACTGTCTCACAGGAAACACTGAAGATGCATGATTTACTAGAGGAAATGGGTCGGGAAATCGTTCGTCAAGAATCTATTAAAGAGCCTGGGAAACGCAGTAGGTTGTGGAATTATGAAGATGTTCACCATGTGCTAACTCAAAATACG GCTACGGAAGCTGTTGAAAGCATAATCCTTGACCTTTCATTCTCAAAACCAAAAGTGGTATACTTCAGTTCCGAAGCTTTTGTTAAAATGACGAAATTAAGATTGCTCAAAATCCACGGCGACAATGGACATTCATGTGAGAATTTAAAGTTTCTTCTGCATGAGTTAAGAAGTCTCGTATGGGAGCATTGCCCCCTAAAGTCTTTACCGTCCAATTTTATTGCGAAGAATCTTGTTGAGCTTGACATGCAAAATAGTCTCATTGAACATCTTTGGGAAGGAGCCAAG CCTctggaaaatttgaaaatgatcAACTTAACAAGTTCTCCTCACCTGAAGAAAACTCCTGACTTCACGGAGGCGAAAAATCTTGAGAAAGTAGTTTTTCAAAGTTGTACAAGTTTATTTGAGGTTCACCCTTCCATTTCATCTCTCAAAAACCTGGTTCTTTTGGATTTGGAAGATTGCAGAAATCTTAAGATTTTTCCAAGCAAGATTGGTATGAAATCTCTTAGAACCCTTAAACTTTCATGGTGCAGAAACCTTGTTAAGTTTCCCGAAGTTTCAGATGTTATGCAGGATCTATCAGAGCTTTATTTAGATTATACTCAAATTAAAGAACTGCCCTCGTCAATTAGTAATCTTACGGGGCTTGTTGCCTTGAATATAAGAGGTTGCAGAAAACTTGAGAGTCTTCCAAGCAGCATTTCTCACATCAAATCTCTTGAATACCTTGATGTTTCTGGATGCTCAAAGCTCGAGAAGTTTCCAGAAATTTCAGAGGTTATGAAGAAGCTATATGTGCTTTGTTTGGGTGGCACTGCAATTAAGGAGCTCCCTGCTTCTATTTTAAATCTCACCAGTCTTGATACTTTGAATCTGAATGATTGCAGAGAACTTGAGAGTCTTCCAAGCAGCATTTCTCACATGAAATCTCTTGAATACCTTGATGTTTCTGGATGCTCAAAGCTTGAGAAGTTTCCAGAAATTTCAGAGGTTATGAAGAAGCTATCTGAGCTTTGTTTGGATGGCACTGCAATTAAGGAGCTACCTGCTTCTATTTTAAATCTCACCAGTCTTGTTACTTTGAAGTTGAATGATTGCAGAGAACTTGAGAGACTTCCAAGCAGCATTTCTCACATGAAATCTCTTAAACACCTTGATGTTTCTGGATGCTCAAAGCTTGAGAAGTTTCCAGAAATTTCAGAGGTTATGAAGAAGTTGTCTAGCCTTTATTTGGATGGCACTGCAATTAAGGAGCTGCCTGCTTCTATTATAAATCTCACCAGTCTTGATACTTTGAATCTGAATGATTGCAGAGAACTTGAGAGTCTTCCAAGCAGTATTTCTCACATGAAATCTCTTAAATACCTTGATGCTTCTGGATGCTCAAAGCTTGGGAAGTTTCCAGAAATTTTGGAGGTTATGAAGGAGCTATCTAAGCTTTGTTTGGGTGGCACTGCAATTAAGGAGCTGCCTGCTTCTATTTTAAATCTCACCAGTCTTGTTACTTTGAAGTTGAATGATTGCAGAGAACTTGAGAGTCTTCCAAGCAGCATTTCTCACATGAAATCTCTTAAATACCTTGATGTTTCTGGATGCTCAAAGCTTGAGAAGTTTCCAGAAATTTCAGAGGTTATGAATCTGTCTAGCCTTTATTTGGATGGGACTGCAATTAAGGAGCTGCCTACTTCTATTTTAAATCTCACCAGTCTTGTTACTTTGAAGTTGAATGATTGCAGAGAACTTGAGAGTCTTCCAAGCAGCATTTCTCACATGAAATCTCTTAAATACCTTTATGTTTCTGGATGCTCAAAGCTTGAGAAGTTTCCAGAAATTTCAGAGGTTATGAAGGAGCTATCTATTCTTTGTTTGGGTGGCAATGCAATTAAGGAGCTGCCTGCTTCTATTTTAAATCTCACCAGTCGTTATACTTTGAAGCTGAATGAATGCAGAGAACTTGAGAGTCTTCCAAGCAGCATTTCTCACATGAAATCTCTTATATACCTTGATGTTTCTGGATGCTCAAAGCTTGAGAAGTTTCCAGAAATTTTGGAGGTTATGAACGAGCTATCTACGCTTTGTTTGGGTGGCAATGCAATTAAGGAGCTGCCTGCTTCTATTTTAAATCTCACCAGTCTTGTTACTTTGAAGTTGAATGATTGCAGAGAACTTGAGAGTCTTCCAAGCAGCATTTCTCACATGAAATCTCTTAAATACCTTTATGTTTCTGGATGCTCAAAGCTTGAGAAGTTTCCAGAAATTTCAGAAGTTATGAAGAAGCTATCTGAGCTTTGTTTGGATGACACTGCAATTAAGGAGCTGCCTGCTTCTATTTTAAATCTCACCAGTCTTGTTATTTTGATGTTGAATGATTGCAGAGAACTTGAGAGTCTTCCAAGCAGCATTTTTCACATGAAATCTATTAAATACCTTTATGTTTCTGGATGCTCAAAGCTTGAGAAGTTTCCAGAAATTTCAGAGGTTATGAAGGAGCTATCTATTCTTTGTTTGGGTGGCAATGCAATTAGGGAGCTGTCTGCTTCTATTTTAAATCTCACCAGTCGTGATACTTTGAATCTGAATGATTGCAGAGAATTGAGAGTCTTCCAAGCAGCATTTCTCACATGA